In Candidatus Pantoea floridensis, the genomic window TGCAGCGCCATTGATGTGGTCTCGATTCTGCAAAAAGGGCGCAGCGATGTGGCCGATTGCGAAGTGAAACTCACCTCTGAACGCCGCGAAGAAGCACCGCGCATTTTTACCCACATCAACCTGCATTTTATTGTCAGCGGCAAAGCGTTGAGTGATAAGGCGGTTTCCCGCGCGGTTGATTTGTCAGCGGAAAAATATTGCTCGGTGGCGATCATGCTGGGCAAAGGCGTGGAAATCACCCATAGCTATGAAGTGATCGAACGTTGATGTTTCCAGGTGCGCATTAATGCGCACCCTACAAACGCGCTCATTTCGTAGTGTCGCCATTAATGGCGACCTATCACTCTTATTCAATCCGCTTCCCTTCAATCAGTCGTTGCACCAGCGGCAGCATAATCAGCTCCATTGCTAATCCCATTTTCCCGCCGGGTACCACCAGCGTATTAATGTGGGAGATAAACGATCCCTGAATCATCGCCAGCAGATAGGGGAACGCAATCCCTTCTAAGCCACGGAAATGGATCACCACGAAGCTCTCATCCAATGACGGGATTTCCCGTGCGGCAAACGGATTTGAGGTATCGACGGTCGGCACGCGCTGGAAGTTAATGTGCGTGCGCGAGAACTGTGGCGTGATGAAGTTAATGTAATCCTCCATCGAACGCACCACTGAATCCATTACCGCTTCGCGTGAATGGCCGCGCTCGCCGGTGTCGCGCACCAGCTTCTGAATCCACTCGAGATTAACAATCGGCACCACGCCAACCAGCAGATCAACATGTTCTGCCACATTCTGCTGCTGCGTGACAACGCCGCCGTGCAGGCCTTCATAGAACAACACATCGGTGTTTTCCGGCAGCGGTTGCCACGGCGTGAAGGTGCCCGGGACCTGATTCCACGGTACCGCTTCATCATAGGTATGCAGATATTTACGCGATTCGCCCAGCCCGGTTTTACCGTAGTGTTTGAACGTCTGCTCTAACAGGCCGAAGTCATTCGCTTCCGGGCCGAAATAGCTAATATGGCGACCGAGGTCGCGCGCCTTACGGATCGCCATGTCCATTTCTGGACGCGTGTAGCGATGGAAACTGTCGCCTTCGACTTCCGCCGCATGCAGATTCAGCTGCTGGAAAATCTTGCGGAAGGCGAGGCTGGTGGTAGTGGTTCCGGCGCCGCTAGAACCGGTGACGGCAATAATTGGATGCCTGGCTGACATAACAGAGCTCCCTGTGAAGTCCGGCGATGAGCATTGTTACCACGAATTGCCGCTGGGTGCATCAGCCGCGAAATTCACCCTTCGGCATGATGTTGATGGATTCATGCAGCTCCGACCATACCAGCACCACGTCGCCGCGCTCCAGCTGACGGCGCACGTCGGCCACTTTTTGCATCAGGCTTCGTTCCTGCTCGCCGTAATCGGTGCCTTCGCGCAGCACGAAAGTTTCAATCAGGTTTTCCAGCGTTTCTGCTTCTAGTTCTTGCCACGGAATAATCACAATTGCACATCCAGATAAGTTGAGAGCCAGTCGGGCACGCGCTGTTCTAGCCACATTTTCGGTTTGAGTAAGGTGCCACCCACAAAACCTACGTGGCCGCCTTGCTGCGTCAGTTGATATTGAATGGAGGCTGACAGCTGCTCAGGGCGCGGGATCACAGCATCGGTCATAAAAGGATCGTCTTGTGCATGGATGATCAGCAGCGGTTTGCGTACGCGGGTCAGCAG contains:
- a CDS encoding OsmC family protein; translated protein: MQARVKWVEGLTFLGESSSGHQVLMDGNSGDKAPSPMEMVLMAAGGCSAIDVVSILQKGRSDVADCEVKLTSERREEAPRIFTHINLHFIVSGKALSDKAVSRAVDLSAEKYCSVAIMLGKGVEITHSYEVIER
- a CDS encoding phosphoribulokinase: MSARHPIIAVTGSSGAGTTTTSLAFRKIFQQLNLHAAEVEGDSFHRYTRPEMDMAIRKARDLGRHISYFGPEANDFGLLEQTFKHYGKTGLGESRKYLHTYDEAVPWNQVPGTFTPWQPLPENTDVLFYEGLHGGVVTQQQNVAEHVDLLVGVVPIVNLEWIQKLVRDTGERGHSREAVMDSVVRSMEDYINFITPQFSRTHINFQRVPTVDTSNPFAAREIPSLDESFVVIHFRGLEGIAFPYLLAMIQGSFISHINTLVVPGGKMGLAMELIMLPLVQRLIEGKRIE
- a CDS encoding YheU family protein, with protein sequence MIIPWQELEAETLENLIETFVLREGTDYGEQERSLMQKVADVRRQLERGDVVLVWSELHESINIMPKGEFRG